GTCCGGCCCGTGAGCGGGCTGCGCAGGCCGAGGCTTCCCAATCCCGGCCGCAACATCGCCGGCGTCGTCGAGGCGGTCGGCCCCGGAGTGGCCGGGTTCGCGCCCGGTGACGAGATCTACGGCACGGCGGCCGCCGCGTTCGCCGAATTCGCCGCCGCCCGCCCCGAGAGGATCGCCCCGAAGCCGGTCCGGCTCACCTTCGAGGAGGCGGCGACGGTGCCCGTCAGCGCGCTCACCGCACTCCAGGCGGTACGCGACAAGGGCGGGGTCCAGCCGGGCCGGCAGGTCCTGATCACGGGAGCCGCCGGCGGCGTGGGCACCTTCGCCGTCCAACTCGCCCACAGCCTCGGCGCCCACGTCACGGCCGTCGCCAGCACCCCCAAGCTCGACGCCGTACGGAGGCTGGGCGCCGACCACGTGATCGACTACACCCGCGAGGACTTCCTCGCCGGCCCACGCCGCTACGACACCATCATCGACATCGCCGGCAACCGCAGTCTGCGGGATCTGCGCCGCGCCCTCACCCCCCGCGGCAGGCTGGTCATCACCGGCGGCGAGACGGACGGCCGCTGGCTCGGCGGCACCGACCGCCAGCTCCGCGCCCAGCTGCTGTCCCCGTTCACCACCCAGCATCTGGGCACCTTCATCGCCTCCGAGAACGCCGACGGGCTGCGCGACCTGACCGCGCTCATCGACGAGGGCGAGCTCAGCCCCGTCGTGGACGGCGTCCACCCGCTCACGGAGACCGCCGCAGCCGTCCGCCACCTGCTCGACGGCCGCGTCACGGGCAAGCTGGCGATCGCCATGCCCTCCGAGTGACGTCCGAGGGACGCCCGGCCCGGGCCCCGCCGCACCGACCCGCGCCGGCCGAGGCCGCTGACCGGGCGGGCGCCCTCGGGGGGCACCCGCCCGGTCGGCGGAGGAGAGGGACGACGGCTCAGGAGCCCGGCGGTCTCAGGGCCTGGCGGCCAGGTACACCCCGGTGGCGTCCTGGCCGGCCGTGTTGCGGCAGGACCAGTTACCGCTGGTCTTGGCGTTGATCAGGGTGACGCAGCGGCCGAGGGCGAGCTGGGCGTAGTAGTTGGGGTGGAACGACTCCTGTGTGGTGCCCTGGACGGTGGTGCCGAGGTCCAGGAAGCGGGCCCACTCGCTGGTGGTCGCGGAGGGCGGCGTGCTCGGGGTGGCCAGGCGGGTCGCCTTGGCGCACACCTCGCGGCCCTGCAGCAGGTCGCGCAGGTCGAGGAACTGCACGCCCTTGGCCGCGGCCACGCCGGCCAGCCGGTCGGAGATCTGCGGCACCAGCGAGTCGCGGGCCCAGTCGGCGTCCTGGTCCCAGAACGGGCAGCCGCCGGTGTTGGTCCGGGACCAGCCGCTCTCCGGGTAGCGGTTCTCGGAGCTGCGCGGGATCGGCGAGGGGTAGGACTGCAGCACGATCCGGTAGCTGCCCTGGGCGTACCCGGCGGCCGACATCACGGCGCGGATCTCGTCCACGGACTTCGCCGCGCCGGCCATCGCCGCGTCGATCCTGGAGTCCACCGCAGCCTGCTGGTCGTCGTGGCAGTACGACCACCAGACCATGTAGTCCTGGACACAGGTGGAGATCACGTCGGCGAAGCCGAGGTCGTTGCCGCCGACCGAGAGCGTGATCAGCTTGATGTCGTACTGGCCCGCGAGGGCGGCGAGCTGGTCGGCCTGCGGCGCCTCGCCCTTGAAGGACTGCCCGCCGTTGGCGGCGCGGAAGACGTTCGCGCTGGTGGCGCCGGAGCAGGCCAGGTTGAGCTGGGCCTGGCTGATGCCGGAGGCGCTCTTCACCTCGGCCACGTCGGAGCGGTCGCACCCGCTCGCGTACGTGCTGCCGTAGACCCGGGCCGGGTCGTAGGCACTGCCGGTCCAGGCGCGGTCGGTGCCGTCCCGGCTGCCGCTGGTGGTGTCGCTGTTGCCCTTCCAGCGGCCGGCTTCACCGGAGATGTAGCTGTCGCCCATGGAGACGGTGGCGGTGGGTCCGGTGGCGGCCCGGGCGGGGGTGGCGACGCCCAGCAGGGGCAGGGCGAGCGCCACGGCCGCGAGGAGGGCGGAGGTTCTTGCGGAGGTTCTTGGGGACGTGCTTGTGAACATGGGCACGGCGGAACTCCTGCGAACGGCCTCGCGGGAGTGGGGTCGCGAGGCAGTGGTGAGGGTGGGGCCGCCGGCCGGTGGCGCGATGAAGATGACATGCCCGCGCTTGTTACCGCTAGGTAGAGAACACGGGAAATTCGCTGTGTCACCGACCTTGTCGCTGTGTTACCGCCGTGTTTCGCGGTGCGTCACGACACCGCGTCACAACACCGCGTCACGACACCGCTCAGATCAGTCGCGCTCCGCCTCCCGAGGCACCCAGCACCTCGGCCAGGTCGTCCGCCAGCCGCTGCGCCTCGGCCGGCTGGAGGTCGGCCACCGTGAGCCGTACGCCGGGCGCCGACTGGACCCGGAACCGGGCACCCGGGGCGGCCACCCAGCCGCGCTGGAGCAGCCCGGCGGTCACCGCGGTCTCGTCCGCCACCGGCACCCAGACGTTCAGCCCGCTGCGCCCGTACCCGGCGATGCCATGGCCGGCGAGGGCGGTGAGCAGGGCGTCGCGGCGGCGCCGGTAGACCGCGGAGAGCTCGGCGGCGGGGACGGCGTCGGTGCGCCACAGCTCGGCCACGGCGCGCTGGAGCAGGTGGCTGACCCAGCCGGCGTCCAGCCGCTGACGGCCGAGCACCCGGCCGACGGTGGCCGGGTCGCCGATCGCGACGGCCACCCGCAGGTCGGGGGCGAAGGCCTTGGCGGCGGACCGGACCAGCACCCAGGAGGCGACGGTGGGCTCGCCGTCCGCGCCCGCGGCCAGGGACCGGAACGGCTGGTCGACCATGCCGTGGCCGTGGTCGTCCTCGATCAGCAGGGTGCCGGGGTGCTCGGCCAGGACGGCGCGCAGGGCCGCGGCCCGCTCGGCGGTGAGGGCGGCGCCGGTGGGGTTCTGGGCCCGGCTGGTGACGATCAGGCCGCGGGCGCCGGCGGCCAGCGCGGCGGCCACCTGCCCGGGCAGCGGGCCCTCCTCGTCCAGGCCGATCGGGGCGGTGCGCAGCCCGAGCGCGGGCAGCAGGTCGAGCAGGCTGCCCCAGCCCGGGTCCTCCACGGCGACCAGGTCGCCGGGGCGCAGCGCGGCGGACAGGACGCGGCCGATGGTGTCCAGGGCGCCGGAGAGCACGGCGAGGGAGCCGTCGGGGGCGCCGTCGGCGTGGAAGGAGGCGCGGGCGAGGGCGAGCAGCTCGGGGTCGGCGGCGGGGTGTCCGTAGAGCGCGGAGCCCTGCTCGGCGGCCCGGGCCAGGGCGGGGCCGAGCGGGGGGAGGAGCGCCGGGTCGGGGTTGCCGGTGGACAGGTCGCGGGCACCGGGCGGGACGGGGATCCGGGCCTGGTCGCGCGGGGTGGTGACGGGCTTGGGGCGGATCCGGCTGCCGCGGCGGCCGGCGGTCTCGATCACGCCGCGGTCGCGCAGCAGGCGGTAGGCCGCCGCCACGGTGTTGGGGTTGACGCCCAGCTCGACGGCCAGGTCGCGCATGGGCGGCAGGGCCGTGCCCGGCGGGAGCTCGCCGGAGCCGACCGCGCGTTCGACGTCGGCCGCGATCTCGCTGGCACGCCGCCCCTTGATCCGATACTCTCCTAGCACAAACACGATTATGCACTAGTGCAGAGAGGTTGTCATGTCGGACACCGCCTCGTACGCCCGCACCCCCCGCACCGTCCCCACCCGCTACCGCGACCGCGCCGTCTGGGAGAAGGAGGCCGTCAACGCCGTCCTCGACGCCGGCTACCTCTGCCACCTCGGTTTCGTCCGCGACGGCGCGCCCGTGGTGCTGCCCACGATCTACGCCCGGGTCGGCGAGCGGCTGTACGTCCACGGCTCCACCGGCAGCCGCCCGATGCGCGGCGCCGCCGACGATCAGGGGATGGCGGTCTGCGTCACCGTGACCCTGGTGGACGGCCTGGTGCTGGCCAAGTCCGCCTTCAACCACTCCGTCAACTACCGCTCCGTGGTGGCCCACGGCACCGCGTACCAGGTCACCGACGCCGAGGAGCTGACCGTGGCGCTGGACGCCCTGGTCGACCAGGCCGTCCCCGGCCGCTCCGCCGACGTCCGCCCGGCCAACGCCAGGGAGCGCGCCGCCACCGCTGTCGTCCGGCTCGACCTGGACGAGGTCTCCGCCAAGGTCCGCGCCGCCGGCGCCGGGGACGAGGAGGAGGACCTGGACCTCCCGTACTGGGCCGGCGTCGTCCCGGTCACCCAGGTGTTCGGCGCACCGGAGCCCGCCCCGCACACCACCGTCCCGCTGCCCGCCTACCTCAGGGGCTGACGCCGGGCCGCCCGGCGTTCACCGCGCCCGAGCGGCGGCGCAGCACGGAATTCCGGCACCCGGCTGATGGAATGTGAGACGACCTCCGTCCGTCCGGCCGCGCAGGTGGGCCGCCGTACCTCCGGGAGCCCGCCCTGGCCAGCACCGACCCGGCCGCCTCCGATCACCTCGGCCATGTCGTGTTCATCTCGGCGGCCGCCGCGATGGGCGGCTTCCTGTTCGGCTACGACAGCGCCGTCATCAACGGCGCGGTGACGGGCATCCAGAAGCACTTCGGCGTGGGCAACGGCGAGACCGCCTTCGTGGTGGCCATCGCGCTGCTCGGCTCGGCGGCCGGCGCGGTGGTCGCCGGGCGGCTGGCCGACCACCTGGGCCGGGTCCGCACCATGCTGCTGGCGGCGACGCTGTTCGCGGTCAGCGGGATCGGCTCGATGTTCCCGCCCAACGTCCAGGTGCTGGCCGTCTGGCGGGTGGTCGGCGGCGTGGCCATCGGCATCGCCTCGGTGGTCGCGCCGACGTACATCGCCGAGGTCGCGCCCACCGCGTACCGCGGCCGGCTGGCCTCCTTCCAGCAGATGGCGATCGTGCTCGGCATCACCGTCTCCCAGCTGGCCAACTACGCGCTGAACGAGGGCGCCGGCGGGGAGTCCACCAACCACCTGGGCGGGGTGCAGGCCTGGCAGTGGATGCTCGGCGTGGAGACCGTCCCCGCCGTGGTCTACGGGATCATGGCGCTGGCGATCCCCGAGTCCCCGCGCTACCTGATCGCCGACCGGCGCGAGGACGAGGCCCGCAAGGTGCTTACCGAGGTGGAGGGCGAGGGTGCCGACCTGGACGCCCGGGTGGCCGAGATCCGGTCCGTGCTGGACACCACGCAGAAGCCGCGGGCCCGGGACCTCACCGGCGGCCGGTTCGGGCTGCTGCCGATCGTCTGGATCGGCATCGGCGCCTCGGTGTTCCAGCAGTTCGTCGGCATCAACGTGATCTTCTACTACTCCTCCTTCCTGTGGCAGTCGGTGGGCATCGACGAGTCCAACTCGCTGCTGATCAGCCTCTCCACCTCGATCGTCAACGTGGTCGGCACGGTGATCGCGATGGCCCTGGTGGACCGGATCGGACGCAAGCCGCTGGCGCTCGCCGGCTCGGCCGGCATGGCCGCCTCGCTGACCGTCGCCGCCTGGGCGTTCTCCTTCCGCGAGGGCACCGGCAACACCGCCACCCTGGACGACTTCCACGCCACCGTCGCCCTGGTGGCGGCGCACGTCTTCGTGTTCTGCTTCGCCTTCTCCTGGGGCGTGGTGGTCTGGGTGCTGCTCGGCGAGATGTTCCCGGGCGCCATCCGGGCGCTGGCCCTCTCGGTGGCCGCCTCCGCGCAGTGGATCGCCAACTGGGCGATCACCGTCAGCTTCCCCAGCCTGGCCGACTGGAACCTGTCGGCCACCTACGGCATCTACGCCGCCTTCGCGCTGCTGTCCATCCCGTTCGTCGCGTTCTGCATCCGGGAGACCAGGGGCCGGGCCCTGGAGGAGATGGGCTGACGCTCACTCCGCTGACGCTCACTCCAACGGCCCGGCGTCGGTACGGGCCGCCGCCGCGCGCCCGCGCATAGCATCTGGCCATGAGCGGCTCGGCACAGCATGTCACCTTCCCCGGCGACGGGCAGACGGCCCACGGCTACCTGGTCCTCCCGCCCCAGGCGGTCGGCCCCGGACTGGTGGTGGTCCCCGGACAGCAGGGCCTGACCGGCCACATCCGGGCCATGGCCGACCGGTTCGCCGAGGAGGGCTTCGTCGCCCTCGCCCCCGACCTGCCCTCCGGTGCCCCGGCCGACGGTGAACTCCCGCCCGAGCAGGCCGTGGTGGACCTGCGCGGCGCCGTGGACTTCCTGCTCGGCCATCCGCAGGTGGTCGGCGACTCGGTCGGCGCGGTCGGCTTCTGCCGGGGCGGCGGACTCTCCCTCGTCCTCGCCGCGCAGGAGGGCGACCGGGTCGCCGCGGTGGTCCCGTTCTACGGCCTGCCGGCCGACGACTTGTTCGAGTACCGGGGACTGACCGCCCACGTCCTCGGCCACTACGCCGAGGAGGACGACGCCAACCCGGTCACGGCGGTGGACGAGGCCGCGATCCGGATCGGCGAGGCCACCGACCGCCGGCCCGAGATCCACTTCTACCCGGCCGGCCACGCCTTCATGAACGAGGAGAACCCCGCCGGCGCCTACGACGCCCTCCAGGCCCGCACCGCCTGGCTGCGGACCCTCAGCTTCCTCTGGGCCCACCTCGGCTGACACCCCGCCGCACGCGGCCGGACCGGCGGAAACCCCGTGGACACCCCCGCCCCGGCGCACCCATAGTCACCGGATGACCACCGCCCTCCGCCCGACCCACAGCCGCCGACCCGCCTGGGCCGGACGGAACTTCACCCTGCACACCTCCGCCACCGTGATCAGCGGCCTCGGCAACGCCGCCGCACCGATCGCCACCGCCTTCGCCGTCCTGGAGCACGGCGGCGGCACCTCCGAGGTCGGCTACGTCACGGCCGCCCGGATGGTCCCGCTGGTCCTCCTGCTGCTGATCGGCGGCGCGCTGGCCGACCGGCTGCCCCGGCACCGGGTGATGGTCGGCGCCAACCTGTTCAACGCCCTCTCCCAGGCCGTCCTGGCGGCCCTGGTGCTCGCCGGCCCGGTCGGCCTGCCGCCCCTGCTGCTGCTCTCCGCCGCGGGCGGCGCCGGGCAGGCCTTCTACGGCCCGGCCGCCCAGGGGGTGATCCTGCAGAGCGTCGACGCCGAGCACTCGGCCCGCGCGTTCTCGGTCTACCGGATGGCCGTGAACGGCGCCCAGATCGGCGGCGCGGCCCTCGGCGGCGCCCTGGTCGGGCTGATCGGCCCCGGCTGGGTGCTCGCCCTGGACGCCGGCTGCTTCGTCCTCGCCGCCGCCCTGCGCACCCTGCTCGACCTGCCCGCCGCCTCCGAGGCCTCCCCCGGCGAACCGGGCTCCTCGCCGGCCCCCGACATGCTGGGCGAACTCCGGGCCGGCTGGCGCGAGTTCATCGGCCGCCGCTGGCTGTGGGCGGTGGTGCTGCAGTTCTCCGTGGTGATGGCCTGCATCGAGGCGGTGGAGGCGGTGTACGGCCCGGTGGTGGCGAAGCAGCGCCTCGGCGGCGCGGGCGCCTGGGGTACCGCGATGGCCGCGTTCAGCGTCGGCATGCTGGCCGCCGGCCTGCTGACGGCCCGCCGGCAGCCCCGCCGGATCCTGCTGGTCGGCAACCTCGGCGTCTTCCTGTTCGCCCTGCCCGCCGTCGCGCTGGCGGTGGCGGCACCCGTCCCGGTGCTGGCCGCCGCGATGTTCGTCTCCGGCGCGGGGGTGACCGTCTTCGGGGTCAACTGGATGCTCGCGCTGCAGCAGGAGATCCCCGTCGAGCTGACCTCCCGGGTCTCCGCGTACGACGCGCTCGGCTCGCTGGCGCTCACCCCGGTCGGCCTGGCCGCGGCCGGACCGGCCGCCGACCTGCTCGGGCTGGACGGCGCGCTGTGGGCCTGTGCCGCGACCACCCTGCTGCTGGCGGCGGCCGTGCTGGTCGTCCCCGAGGTGCGGCGGCTGTCCCGGGCCACCGGGGACCGTCCCGCCGTCGGCGACCGCGCCCCCGCGCCCGCACCCGCACTGAACTGACCCTCCGGCAACCGGCGTCGCCCGCGCGGTCGTCCCCCGGAGACCAGGCCACCGATCAAGGGGAGTGACCGCGTGACCCGACCCCTGCTGTTCCTCGACGCGGACGGCGTGCTCAACCCGCTCGACCCGCACCCGGACGCCGGCTTCACCGCCCACACCGTGCTCGGCTACCGGGTCCTGCTCGCGGACCGGCACGCCGACTGGCTGAACGAACTGGCCGGGACGTACGACCTGGTGTGGGCCACCACCTGGGAGGAGGAGGCCAACCTCCACCTCGCGCCGCTGCTCGGACTGCCCGAGCTGCCGGTGGTCCGCTTCAACGGGTACGTGGCGCAGCCGGACGACCCGAAGGTCCCGCTGATGGAACTGCTCTCCGCCCGCAAGTGGGCCCCGCTGCTGCGGTACGCCCGGGGCCGGCCGTTCGCCTGGGTCGACGACTGCATCCCGCCCCGGCTGGTCCGCCGCTCGCTGCTGCGCCGGGACCGGCTGCTGATGGCGATCGACCCGGTGGAGGGCCTGGAGCGGTACCACGTGGACCGCCTGCTGAACCGCCCCCCGGCCGCCCGCCGCTTCCGGCGCGCCCGTCGGCCGGGCGAGTGAGTCCGCATCCTACCGGTTGGCCCGTTTCGGTTCGGGTTGGGCCCCTTTCGTCCGGCCGGGCGGTGCACGGATAGATTCGCAACCATGCGCATCCGGATCATCGACGCCTTCACCGATCGCCCGTTCGCGGGGAACCCCGCCGCGGTGTGCCTGCTGGACGGGCCCGACTGGCCGGAGACCGCGTGGATGCGGCGGGTCGCGGCGGAGATGAACCACTCCGAGACCGCCTTCGCCCTGCCGCTGGCCGCCGGCGGCGGGGCCGAGTGGGGGCTGCGCTGGTTCACCCCGGTCGAGGAGGTCAACCTCTGCGGCCACGCCACCCTCGCCACCGTGCACGCCCTGCGCTCGGACGGCCTCGCGGCGGGCGCCTGGGTGCGGTTCAGCACGCTCTCCGGCATCCTGCGGGCCCGCCCCGAGCCGGACGGCTCGATCACCCTGGACTTCCCGGCCGCGCCCGTCGCCCCCGCCGCCGTCCCGGACGGCCTGCGCGAGGCCCTCGGCCGCCCCGTCCAGGAGCTGTACGACACCGGCGCGGTGGGCGACCTGCTGGCGGTCCTGCCCAGCGAGCACGCCGTCCGGGCCCTCGCCCCCGACCTCGGCGCCCTCGCCCTGCTCCCGATCCAGGGCGTGATCGCCACCGCCCCGGCCGACGACCCGAACGGCGGGTACGACTTCGTCTCCCGGGTGTTCTGCCCCGGCATCGGCATCCCCGAGGACCCGGTCACCGGCAGCGCCCACACCGCCCTCGCCCCGTTCTGGGCGCAGCGGCTGGGCCGCCCCGCGGTGACGGGCTACCAGGCCTCCGTCCGCGGCGGCCTGGTGGCCTGCGAGGCCACCACCGACCGCGTCCTCCTCTCCGGCCGCGCCGTCACCGTCCTCGACGGCACCCTCCACAGCCACCCCTGACCCGGAAGCAGGTGGCGCAATCGGGCTCTTCAGGGGGGCGTGGGGGCACCTTCCAGCCGCCAAGGCTGGGGGAGAACTGCGCGAAACCGGAAGACACGGCGCCGCACCCGCTCCCGTCACAGCCATCCGCCCTGCCGCGGCCGCACGCACCCGGTCTCCCGCTTCGCGCAGTTCCCCCCTCGCCCCCGGGCTCGCCGGTCACCCGATCACCCGGTCACCCGCTCAGAGCCGGTGCCGCTCCTGCTTCAGCCCCTCCGCGTCCAGCTCCCCGAACGGCGGGATCCCCCGCCCCGGCGCCAGCGTCGGGGCCTCCGCCAGCCCGGCCCAGTCCCGCAGCTTCGCCGTGGCCGCCGCGGACTCCGCCGCCCCCAGCGACCCGATCTTCGCCCCGTGGTTGGCCCCGGCCGCGGTGTACACGTAGCTGTCCCGGCTGCCCCGGCCGAGGCCGAACCGCTCCGCGCCCCACGGGTCGTTCTGCCCGTAGACGAAGATGATCCGCTGCGCGGAGTTCCGCACCCACCGGTCGACGTCCCGCATGGCGGACGGGTCGAACCGCATCGGGATCGACCGCGGCACGTAGCTCCGCGGCGAGTAGAGCTCCCGGTAGTCGTAGTGCAGCAGGTCCTTCAGGTGCGAGACGTCGAACGTGGGCGCTCCCAGCTGCGTCCCGGCCTGGTAGTAGTACGCCGTGTACCCGGCCAGCGAGGCGTCGCTGTTCGAGGTGACGCCGGAGTGGGTGTCGAACCAGGCGTAGAGCTGGTCGTCCGTGGCCGTGGCGGGCGGCACCTCCGCGCAGTCCGCCTCGCCGCTGTACTGCCAGAACGCCCAGACGACGTCGAGCACCCCGACCTCGTAGCCGCGGTCGGCGCTGCCCACGGTCTCGAAGGTGTTGCCCTGGGCGGCGTTGTCGGCGGCGTAGCGGGGTTCCAGGGTGGCGCGGCGGGCGAGCAGTTCGCGCTGGGCGGTGTTCAGGGCGGCCCGGCACTCGGGGGTGCCGACCTGCCGGAAGAAGGCGGTGTAGGCGGAGTCCTCGCGGTCGTTGACGTCGTTGGGCGCGACGTACGCGACGGTGCCGTCCACGTCGTGCGGGTAGAAGCGGCGGTGGTAGACCGAGGACATCCCGCCCTTGCTGGCGCCGGTGGAGATCCAGGCGCCGCGGTACACGGACTTGAGCGCGGTGATCAGCCGGTGGGCGTCGGCGGCGGCCTGTTCGATGCCGGCCTTGGTCCAGTCGGCGGGCTCGGGGCGGGAGGGGGTGAAGTAGCGGTACTCGATGGAGACCTGGTTGCCGTCGGTCAGCCGGGTGGGTTCGGTGCGCGACGGGTTGGTGCCGAGGGTGTAGCCGTTGGTGTAGAAGACGGTGGGCCGGTCGTCGGCCCGGTGCAGCACGCTGAACCGCTGCTCGAAGGTGCCGCGCCACGGCCGGGCGTGGTCGATCGGCTGGGTGTACGTCAGCAGAAAGTACCGGTGGCCGGTGGTGGTGGGCTTCTCCTCGGTGACCTTCATCCCGGGGATGGCCGCCAGCCGGTCCCGGATGTCGGCGCTTCGGCTGTCGGCCGTCCGGGTGTCGCCCTGGGCGGCGGCCGCGGCGGGGACGGCCAGGCCGAGGCCGGGGGCGGTTATCAGCAGGGCGGCGGCGAGCAGCCCGCGGAGCAGAGGTCGCATCAACTCTCCAGCATGGTCGGATATCGGACGTGCCGCACCACACTGACGTGAGCATGACGGAGCGTCAAGGGATCGTGCAGACCCCGCTCCGGGGCGGTGGCGGTCTCACCGGGAGGCCGGGGGCTCCAGATTGCGGGTGATGCGCTCCAGGACGGCGACGGCGGTGCGGTAGTCCTCGGCCGGGACGCCCTCGGTGCACCGCGTACGGAAGTCGGCGACCCGTTCGGCGACCCGGGCGAGGCGGGCGCGGCCGTCGGCGGTCAGGTCGAGGCGCCCGGGTGACGGGCGGTCGGCCCAGCCGTCGGCGAGGACGGTTTCGAGGGCCGCGGTGCGGGCGGCGGCGTCGGCGTTGGCGGCCAGGACGGTGTGGACGTCGGCGTCCCGGGCCTGCGCGGTGTCCTCGACGACGTTGAGGACCTGCCAGGCCAGCCGGGTGAGGCCGAACTCGGCCAGCAGGGCGTCCATGGCGGTGGTGAGGGCGTGGTCGGTGCGGTTGAGCCAGTACCCGATGGGTTTCATGTTGTCCTCCTGAGGGTCAGTGGTGCCGGGCCTGGGCCCGGCGGGGCAGCAGCCGGACCAGGGCGCAGCAGCCGAGCA
The window above is part of the Kitasatospora sp. HUAS MG31 genome. Proteins encoded here:
- a CDS encoding PhzF family phenazine biosynthesis protein — its product is MRIRIIDAFTDRPFAGNPAAVCLLDGPDWPETAWMRRVAAEMNHSETAFALPLAAGGGAEWGLRWFTPVEEVNLCGHATLATVHALRSDGLAAGAWVRFSTLSGILRARPEPDGSITLDFPAAPVAPAAVPDGLREALGRPVQELYDTGAVGDLLAVLPSEHAVRALAPDLGALALLPIQGVIATAPADDPNGGYDFVSRVFCPGIGIPEDPVTGSAHTALAPFWAQRLGRPAVTGYQASVRGGLVACEATTDRVLLSGRAVTVLDGTLHSHP
- a CDS encoding pyridoxamine 5'-phosphate oxidase family protein; the protein is MSDTASYARTPRTVPTRYRDRAVWEKEAVNAVLDAGYLCHLGFVRDGAPVVLPTIYARVGERLYVHGSTGSRPMRGAADDQGMAVCVTVTLVDGLVLAKSAFNHSVNYRSVVAHGTAYQVTDAEELTVALDALVDQAVPGRSADVRPANARERAATAVVRLDLDEVSAKVRAAGAGDEEEDLDLPYWAGVVPVTQVFGAPEPAPHTTVPLPAYLRG
- a CDS encoding MFS transporter, with amino-acid sequence MTTALRPTHSRRPAWAGRNFTLHTSATVISGLGNAAAPIATAFAVLEHGGGTSEVGYVTAARMVPLVLLLLIGGALADRLPRHRVMVGANLFNALSQAVLAALVLAGPVGLPPLLLLSAAGGAGQAFYGPAAQGVILQSVDAEHSARAFSVYRMAVNGAQIGGAALGGALVGLIGPGWVLALDAGCFVLAAALRTLLDLPAASEASPGEPGSSPAPDMLGELRAGWREFIGRRWLWAVVLQFSVVMACIEAVEAVYGPVVAKQRLGGAGAWGTAMAAFSVGMLAAGLLTARRQPRRILLVGNLGVFLFALPAVALAVAAPVPVLAAAMFVSGAGVTVFGVNWMLALQQEIPVELTSRVSAYDALGSLALTPVGLAAAGPAADLLGLDGALWACAATTLLLAAAVLVVPEVRRLSRATGDRPAVGDRAPAPAPALN
- a CDS encoding sugar porter family MFS transporter produces the protein MGGFLFGYDSAVINGAVTGIQKHFGVGNGETAFVVAIALLGSAAGAVVAGRLADHLGRVRTMLLAATLFAVSGIGSMFPPNVQVLAVWRVVGGVAIGIASVVAPTYIAEVAPTAYRGRLASFQQMAIVLGITVSQLANYALNEGAGGESTNHLGGVQAWQWMLGVETVPAVVYGIMALAIPESPRYLIADRREDEARKVLTEVEGEGADLDARVAEIRSVLDTTQKPRARDLTGGRFGLLPIVWIGIGASVFQQFVGINVIFYYSSFLWQSVGIDESNSLLISLSTSIVNVVGTVIAMALVDRIGRKPLALAGSAGMAASLTVAAWAFSFREGTGNTATLDDFHATVALVAAHVFVFCFAFSWGVVVWVLLGEMFPGAIRALALSVAASAQWIANWAITVSFPSLADWNLSATYGIYAAFALLSIPFVAFCIRETRGRALEEMG
- a CDS encoding GDSL-type esterase/lipase family protein; the encoded protein is MALALPLLGVATPARAATGPTATVSMGDSYISGEAGRWKGNSDTTSGSRDGTDRAWTGSAYDPARVYGSTYASGCDRSDVAEVKSASGISQAQLNLACSGATSANVFRAANGGQSFKGEAPQADQLAALAGQYDIKLITLSVGGNDLGFADVISTCVQDYMVWWSYCHDDQQAAVDSRIDAAMAGAAKSVDEIRAVMSAAGYAQGSYRIVLQSYPSPIPRSSENRYPESGWSRTNTGGCPFWDQDADWARDSLVPQISDRLAGVAAAKGVQFLDLRDLLQGREVCAKATRLATPSTPPSATTSEWARFLDLGTTVQGTTQESFHPNYYAQLALGRCVTLINAKTSGNWSCRNTAGQDATGVYLAARP
- a CDS encoding aminotransferase class I/II-fold pyridoxal phosphate-dependent enzyme, encoding MLGEYRIKGRRASEIAADVERAVGSGELPPGTALPPMRDLAVELGVNPNTVAAAYRLLRDRGVIETAGRRGSRIRPKPVTTPRDQARIPVPPGARDLSTGNPDPALLPPLGPALARAAEQGSALYGHPAADPELLALARASFHADGAPDGSLAVLSGALDTIGRVLSAALRPGDLVAVEDPGWGSLLDLLPALGLRTAPIGLDEEGPLPGQVAAALAAGARGLIVTSRAQNPTGAALTAERAAALRAVLAEHPGTLLIEDDHGHGMVDQPFRSLAAGADGEPTVASWVLVRSAAKAFAPDLRVAVAIGDPATVGRVLGRQRLDAGWVSHLLQRAVAELWRTDAVPAAELSAVYRRRRDALLTALAGHGIAGYGRSGLNVWVPVADETAVTAGLLQRGWVAAPGARFRVQSAPGVRLTVADLQPAEAQRLADDLAEVLGASGGGARLI
- a CDS encoding HAD domain-containing protein produces the protein MTRPLLFLDADGVLNPLDPHPDAGFTAHTVLGYRVLLADRHADWLNELAGTYDLVWATTWEEEANLHLAPLLGLPELPVVRFNGYVAQPDDPKVPLMELLSARKWAPLLRYARGRPFAWVDDCIPPRLVRRSLLRRDRLLMAIDPVEGLERYHVDRLLNRPPAARRFRRARRPGE
- a CDS encoding dienelactone hydrolase family protein — its product is MSGSAQHVTFPGDGQTAHGYLVLPPQAVGPGLVVVPGQQGLTGHIRAMADRFAEEGFVALAPDLPSGAPADGELPPEQAVVDLRGAVDFLLGHPQVVGDSVGAVGFCRGGGLSLVLAAQEGDRVAAVVPFYGLPADDLFEYRGLTAHVLGHYAEEDDANPVTAVDEAAIRIGEATDRRPEIHFYPAGHAFMNEENPAGAYDALQARTAWLRTLSFLWAHLG
- a CDS encoding NAD(P)-dependent alcohol dehydrogenase, which produces MRQAGEAIADADGTGTMAAVVQEHYGTRPESVLRTARLPRPGLGPGEVLVRVRASSVDRGTWHLMAGLPYAVRPVSGLRRPRLPNPGRNIAGVVEAVGPGVAGFAPGDEIYGTAAAAFAEFAAARPERIAPKPVRLTFEEAATVPVSALTALQAVRDKGGVQPGRQVLITGAAGGVGTFAVQLAHSLGAHVTAVASTPKLDAVRRLGADHVIDYTREDFLAGPRRYDTIIDIAGNRSLRDLRRALTPRGRLVITGGETDGRWLGGTDRQLRAQLLSPFTTQHLGTFIASENADGLRDLTALIDEGELSPVVDGVHPLTETAAAVRHLLDGRVTGKLAIAMPSE
- a CDS encoding S28 family serine protease gives rise to the protein MRPLLRGLLAAALLITAPGLGLAVPAAAAAQGDTRTADSRSADIRDRLAAIPGMKVTEEKPTTTGHRYFLLTYTQPIDHARPWRGTFEQRFSVLHRADDRPTVFYTNGYTLGTNPSRTEPTRLTDGNQVSIEYRYFTPSRPEPADWTKAGIEQAAADAHRLITALKSVYRGAWISTGASKGGMSSVYHRRFYPHDVDGTVAYVAPNDVNDREDSAYTAFFRQVGTPECRAALNTAQRELLARRATLEPRYAADNAAQGNTFETVGSADRGYEVGVLDVVWAFWQYSGEADCAEVPPATATDDQLYAWFDTHSGVTSNSDASLAGYTAYYYQAGTQLGAPTFDVSHLKDLLHYDYRELYSPRSYVPRSIPMRFDPSAMRDVDRWVRNSAQRIIFVYGQNDPWGAERFGLGRGSRDSYVYTAAGANHGAKIGSLGAAESAAATAKLRDWAGLAEAPTLAPGRGIPPFGELDAEGLKQERHRL